tcttttatattaatcataattttatttattttatttgtccttTTAAAAAGAATTCTGTTATTTCATTTGAAACACGTTTAAAGTTTTTTCTTTTCACTTATTATGATTCTATTTATTAAAACGAGAAAAGAAATCGGAATGCTATTCTAAATTTATTGACCTGgaaaataaaaatcaacaaaAGGGACCGTCGAAATGCATCCGAAATAACGAATTAGAGGGACCACAACGTATGTATTATGGAGAAATGcaaaatttgatataattatataATAACTTTTAATAATCGTCAACTTTACAGATTAAAGATATAACTGATGATAATTTATATAGACAAAAAAATGGAATatgctatttaaaaaaaataacgcTAAAACCctaaagtgtagaaataaaaagTTTGCTTCcataattaacttgttcattatttgtttttataagatttaatatttgattgcttcagaaaaaaaaataatatttgatatATTGAGGATAAATGGATGAAATTTGATGTTGATTGGAGGCAAGAAAACGAAGATAAGGTTGGTGAGATAATGATAATTGTACATTGTATTATTTAGAGAAAAtgagttttattttcttttagagagaataattattattttttatattttaagtttttaaagaCTTGGACAGAGATAGATGTATAAATGATTTTATATTTAACCAATTTCCTCGTATAAGAATTCCTTTCTGAATTTGAAGCATGAATaaaatctatatatatatatcgtcttgaaagaaaaatttatgttttatttagaaAAGTGATTACAGTAAATaccaaattttgaattttttggtCGTAGAGGTAGCTATTTATCATCATATTTATACTAAATATTTAAGTGGTTAAGTAGAAATATTCCAATGATTTTATAGTTTTTAAAAACCGTGGTTTCTTTTTTTATTCGTAATAAAAAAGGAAACAAATTAAGAGTATATATAGATTCTGAGAATATATTAaggatataattatttatgcctCGGGCATAGTGCTTCTGAGGCTTGTAATTGTATTTTGTGGTCATCATCATACGTTATCAAAATTCATAATCAGTATGGACATTTGTAATTGTATGACAAATCATAATCACGAAGGTGTATTGTATTTCTATCTTGAGAacatatttaaaattcaatttgagTTTTAGTCATGCAGCTATTGGGTCACATGTTTATTATATCACGTATGTTATATTTATgaacaaccactataaatacaaaGCCAAAGAGGCTCTCACTCACACTCCCACCATCCTTAGCCACTATTTGCATTGTCATCCAGAACTCAAGACTACTCTTTTTTTTCCCCTGAATTGAGCAAATCAATTTAAGGATTAGAGCCAAAAGGCAAAACGACATAGATTTTAGGTTTAGGGATTTATTTGTCCAATTTTCAAAGTACCCTTCCAGTCATCAGTCCACGTGTCAACCCGCACAGGTCATCTGAACGGGAGTCATGTCAGACTTTTTCGTTGGGTCTGACAGAGGCAATTGGACGGAAGGACTCAtctgtccaaattttgtgaaggtcagggatttaaaagtattttcaaatagTTAGAGACGAAAATGTCCTAGGAACAaaaagtcagggacctatttgtccttttctctttacTTTATAAAATGATTTGTTAGAGGATAAATATAGTTCAAAAGAATTGGATATCAAAATTATAAAATCCTttgtattaattttatatatggtCATATATAGATATACActtaaacattttttttcttaataattgTATATTAAGTATAAGTGAATGAAGCACGAAAGGAATACTAATTATATGTAATAAAGAGATTTTAGaaagaaaacaaataattaattaatttatagatTCGTACAGTAAAATTATTTTGTCTAATCTTTTAGTTTCTATAATTGCCAAaaacattttttcttttatattaatcagtatttgatttattttatttgtccttTTAAAAAGAATTCTGTTATTTCATTTGAAACACGTTTAAAGTTTTTTCTTTTCACTTATTATGATTCTATTTATTAAAACGAGAAAAGAAATCGGAATGCTATTCTAAATTTATTGACCTGgaaaataaaaatcaacaaaAGGGACCGTCGAAATGCATCCGAAATAACGAATTAGAGGGACCACAACGTATGTATTATGGAGAAATGcaaaatttgatataattatataATAACTTTTAATAATCGTCAACTTTACAGATTAAAGATATAACTGATGATAATTTATATAGACAAAAAAATGGAATatgctatttaaaaaaaataacgcTAAAACCctaaagtgtagaaataaaaagTTTGCTTCcataattaacttgttcattatttgtttttataagatttaatatttgattgcttcagaaaaaaaaataatatttgatatATTGAGGATAAATGGATGAAATTTGATGTTGATTGGAGGCAAGAAAACGAAGATAAGGTTGGTGAGATAATGATAATTGTACATTGTATTATTTAGAGAAAAtgagttttattttcttttagagagaataattattattttttatattttaagtttttaaagaCTTGGACAGAGATAGATGTATAAATGATTTTATATTTAACCAATTTCCTCGTATATATATACCAAATCGTATATATATACCCTAAATaccaaattttgaattttttggtCGTAGAGGTAGCTATTTATCATCATATTTATACTAAATATTTAAGTGGTTAAGTAGAAATATTCCAATGATTTTATAGTTTTTAAAAACCGTGGTTTCTTTTTTTATTCGTAATAAAAAAGGAAACAAATTAAGAGTATATATAGATTCTGAGAATATATTAaggatataattatttatgcctCGGGCATAGTGCTTCTGAGGCTTGTAATTGTATTTTGTGGTCATCATCATACGTTATCAAAATTCATAATCAGTATGGACATTTGTAATTGTATGACAAATCATAATCACGAAGGTGTATTGTATTTCTATCTTGAGAacatatttaaaattcaatttgagTTTTAGTCATGCAGCTATTGGGTCACATGTTTATTATATCACGTATGTTATATTTATgaacaaccactataaatacaaaGCCAAAGAGGCTCTCACTCACACTCCCACCATCCTTAGCCACTATTTGCATTGTCATCCAGAACTCAAGACTACTCTTTTTTTTCCCCTGAATTGAGCAATGGAATCGGCATCACCACTATGGCATGTCTCAATGAATTCAACATTATTTGGTACCATTGATGATGAACCAAAGGATTATTCCCTAATAACCCTTTTATTCCCTAAGCAATATTCTTACATGCCCCTATCATTGGTACTCTTGTTCACATGCATTGTCACACATTTTCTTTattccaaaaacacaaaaaaaccaaAGCTTCCACTTCCACCAGGACCTTCCCTCTTTACCATGTTAGCAAACCTTTTTGAATTTATTAGGAAGCCACAACAAACATTGGCCAAGATTGCTAAGATTTATGCCCCGGACATAATGCTTCTGAGGCTTGGCCAATCCACCACTGTCATAATATCTTCACCAAACATTGCCAAAGAAGTTCTCCAAACCAAGGATTTGTTGTTCTCGGATCGAACGGTTCCGAGTATTGTAACTTCCCTTGATCACCACAACTATAGCTTGCCCTTCTTACCGGTTTGTCCACTTTGGAAAGATCTAAGGAAAATATGCAATGAACAATTATTCTCCACTAAGGTCCTTGATCTAAGTCAAGGTCATAGGCGTAAGAAGCTTCTAGACCTTCTCGGCGACATGCAAAAATACGGCCAAACCCGCGAAGCTGTTGATGTTGGGCATGCGGCTTTTAGGGCGTGCATAAATTTCTTGTCTAATACTTTTGTCTCCGAGGATTTCGTTGAATCAGTGGAGAATGGTGAGTACAAGGATATTGTGTCCACTCTTTTAAAATTAACCGGGGCTACAAATGTGGTGGATATTTTTCCATTTCTAAAAGTATTTGATCCTCAAGGACTCCAAAGGCACACTATTCATTATCTCAACAAGTTCTTTCACAACTTGGACAAGTTAATTGAGAAAAGATTGAAGTTAAGAGAAGAGGGATATTATGTTACAAACAATGACATGTTGGACGCACTTCTTGATATTTCTCAACAGGATAGCCAGAGGATGGACCGGAAAAAGATCAAACACTTTTTACTTGTGAGTTTATTCTCCTCTCTTGTATTTTCTTTCTAGGTTTGTTTGTCACTACATATCAACTGTGCATGTCTAACCAAGTAGAATCTTGTTATGCCTTTTCTCACTAGTAAATTATATGGTGTATATTATTGTAGGATCTACTTGTAGCGGGAACAGATACAACAGCATATGGATTAGAGAGAGCAATGACTGAAGTACTCCACAATCTAGAGGTTATGTCCAAAGCCAAACAAGAATTGGAACAAAACATTGGAAGAGGTAACCCTATTGATGAGTCCGATGTTGCCAAACTGCCATACTTACAAGCAATCGTAAAAGAGAGTTTACGATTACACCCTCCAGCTCCACTCTTGCTCCCAAGAAAAGCTAAGGTAGATGTGGAAATCTCAGGTTATAGGATCCCAAAGGATGCAAGGGTCCTAATTAATGAATGGGCTATTGGTAGGAACCCTAATGTGTGGGACAATGCCAATTCGTTCTTGCCAGAGAGATTCTTGGGATCTAAAATTGATGTTAAAGGAAGAGATTTTCAGCTGACACCATTTGGAAGTGGAAGAAGAATTTGTCCTGGCTCACCATTGGCTATGAGAATGATTCATGTCATGTTGGGATCACTACTAAACTCTTTTGACTGGAAACTTCAGAGTATGGATAAGAATCAACCCCTCCAAGCTATTCCTCTTCCTATTATAATAATAAACAATTAATTAAGGGGTGTATTGTGAGTTAGAATTTGGTTTATATTGAATTAAAGCATGCCCTAAagcaaaacacaagaaagactAGTTTACTAGATTCTTTATGTTTAAAAGTAGATTACATAGATGTAATGTTATTAGGAGTTATGTTAAATAGAAGGTGATTCCTTTGGTACGATAATAAATTTATACGTATTGATATGATAAAATTGTGGACAAATTAAAATATTACAGGTGGATTATATTTTTCATGttaatgattatttttttttattttaaatatatatcctaattcttttaatttaatcaaaattcaattaactttaactttataattttaaatttaaatcaatttaaaaatcaataaaatcaaaatacatttCATTATTCATTATTCATGTACACTAAAAGATTGTTTTAATTCTAATGAACCCTAATCGAATTTCTTTTACCCCTTCATATAAAGAAGAACTCTGGAAAATTATTCTTCATCCTTGTATACCAATCTGCCAATAAAGATCAACCTCTACCCTAATTCCCTATCCAGACAGTAGCAGTCTATCCTCACCCTCTCCCTTCTTCGTAGCCGCGCTCTTTCTCCATCGGTCTTCATGCGATAGGAGCACGCACTAGCAGCCGCCTTGTCGTTCTCCATTGTTCTCCTCTCCGTCtggacaaagaagaagaagaacccagTTCCTCCACGTCGTTTCAATTCTGAGTAGGGATTCGGTGTCGCAAGAGGTGGAGGAGGAGATTAAGGAGCCAGAGGAGGTTGAGAGATTCTGCTTAATAACTTTAGTATTTTGTCAAATATGTTTGAATTTCATTCTTATTATGTGATTTCTGCTCCTACATGTAAGTCATTCCTATTCCATCTTTCAAAGGAGTTATGGTTGAAAAGGCATTCAATTTAGCTTCACAAAAGATGGAATTTAAATTTGTGTCCAAGAATTGTAAGTATTAATCTTCTGGTCATgctttttgtttcattttttattttgtctatTTCTGACTAACctttcttcccctttttgtaaTTTCTTGCATTAGTCCTAACTTACTAATGACATGACTTGAGAAATCAATTCCAATTTgtttattttggaaaataatcTAGACTTTGACTCATTTTAGAATTTATATTCATTCTTATGTTCTTTATTGTGACAAAGTTGATAGCGTTTCTGATGAAAGAAAATTTCTAAAGACACAAGCTAATGGGGAGTCAAGTTTGTTCTATGTCGAAATTCTAGGAGGCACAATTCTGCTGCACCGTGTTGAGGAGAAAGTGAGATTCCCTGCCCAATTTGGACGTGAGGTAGGCACTTAACTGATAGAATGCTATGCTAATATAAGAATGAATCACATACTTCTTAATCAGTTTTTTTTATTCCAAGAGGACATCAACGATTACCATTCTTTTACTTATAAGGAAAATTACTCTTGTACTCTATAAAATTGACTTAGGTCCTGGCAGGGTTGCTCAATATGGTAGACAATGCAGACTGGAGGAATCGCAAACATAACAAAGAGGAAGAAATGATCCAAACTGTTAATTGTTCATacatagaagactcaattttcaGTAATGCCACTTGTGATTACAGTCTCTTTTGGTTAAATATCCAATTGCTTTAGGTGCTGAATGCCAAATTAAAAGGTACATATTTATTTTTGTAATCATCAACTTTCTGTTTGCTTGATTGTCCGAATCAATTGACTTTTCAGTTGTTCATTACGTGACATGAATTGGTGTTTATGAGACTAAATGATCAGACATTTTTCTCAGCAGTCTCCACGGTAAATCTCAACTCTCTTAACATGGATTCCCTGTGCAGCTGTGCCATCTTTCTTTCTATACATGGTTGATGAATTGTAATATGACAATTGGATGTGTATTGTAGAGATGCCACCTCAACTTTGGGTTAGGATATATTTCAAGTGAAGAACCATAAATCTGAAGTCGTTATTCTATTAAACTGTATGTAGCAACCAACTTGCACTAGCTGCATTGAAGCTTTGAAACAGGTTGGCTTAGTTGAGGGTGAAGGAGGGAGGTTTGTTTCAACTTTCAACCGATGAATTTGTATCATTTTATACGATATTATTTAGAGGTTACAACTTATAATATTTGTGCTGGTAGTTTTTGTAGAGTTAACAGTGTATATTTTATAGACAGATAATTTAACTGGTTTATGAAAGGCCCTTGTTATGGAAATTGAATTCTGTTTAGTAGTAGCTGTATCTCTCTCATTTCTTTTTTAGGTTTGGGAGGATTGGAGGAATGAATTCTTTAATATCATGTAATAATGTAATATGCATACGATCCTGATTGTGTTTTGTTTCTTTTGGTTCATGCGTTGAACTTTTGATTGGAGTACGAAAATCTATAATCTGAGAGTATCTCTATATGTCTCAAGTGGGCATATGTAGCCGTACTTTGATCATTCATTTGATCATTTCGTTCGTGAGGAATTCCTACGACTCTTGTGACAATTAAGTATTACCTTATCTGAACTTTTCCTTCTTAAAGTTCTCATCCAACTAGTATAATTAAATCCACATTAATCATGACTTATTGTTCAATGTTCATTAGAAAGTGTAaatttcaattttgtcattctAGTACTTGTTGGGTGAAATTCAGTAACCAGGAAGGATATTATCTAAATTCTTATTATCTTTGATTTGATATAACATTTTACTAAATTGTGAGTACTAACTGACAAGCAATGCCTCAAGTTTTAACCTTTTGTCCACTATAAAGAGTGTCACAACGCCACATCTTTTTCATTAATATCTATCTTGAATGAAACAAATAAATTGGAGGACTCTTCACACTCACACCAGCTTCTAATTAGATTACACTTTTTCATATGCTTGTGACGGATCAAGTAGAAGGACTCTTGCATTTCTGTTCTACATCTTACTGCCATAAATGGAATTAACTTATAAGTTGGAGCCTTTCCCTCAGATACCAAAAAATTTATCAAACTTTTGGATCTTCATTATGATTTTCTGTTGCTTTGGCTTCGGTTCTGCTGACAACACAGTCAAAATGTTCGATCGCCAGAAGCTTAACAGTGAGGGAGTTAGGTCTCCTGTATATAATTTTGAAGGTCATGAGGCAActatttgatgcaccactatttcatggcacattttatgcttaattgagtggattttatctacttttctcacatttattcaatgaaatagcatggtatAATGATTttttcctaatttgtgcttaagtatgaaaacatgctttttagccccttaatttgctaattttaattcatctttgattccactagatgccttgatgtatttgtcagtgaattcaggttgaaaaggctaggaatggatcaaaggagtgaagagaaaagcatgcaaaatggagaactcatggaaaatcaaggatttgggatgcattcaCCGACGCTCACGCGTAgcagacgcacacgcgtggaattGAAGCCGCATggcgacgtgtacgcatgacatGACAAGTATGCGTGGATAGAAAaaagccaagcgacgcgtacgcgtgacccacacgtacacgtcgatactcgcacgtgacctcattaaagtgaaaatgctgggggcgatttctgagcttcccaggcccagatccaactcattttctgagcctattacatgcagaattgaGGAGAGTCAAAGGGGGGGGGGGAAtcacatagtttagttttcatcatgctttagttagtttctagagagagaagctctctcttctctctagaattaggttagatgtagcttaggaattcttagatctaggtttaattcatactttgatttacttttccctctcaatttcttgttcctttacctTTGCTTTCTTAGTTCAGTATTTTACttcttgtaattgtttactttgttgttgatgcactcttgttccttttattttcctttaatgcaatttgtgtttgatttttttttattttttatttgagttgttgttgttaattttcttacaattggtagtgtagatttacatttcttgtaatcttattttgctttccttttatgccttccaagtatttgaaaaaaatgtttggaaggatgttagagtagatttttctattcttggcttgtgatggtaacttaggtcaacttgagttactaatgtccaagtgttgataattggtgtccattgactctagcatTCCCTAAAGTAATTAGTGAgatggttaggacttatggattaggactaatgtagctcatttgacttttctccactcgttagaggatgacttaataggattgatccttgcaattatcatgttgtggttagtaacaaggataaagatccttgatCATCATTCCTTGCCAAAACCTTTTTACATTTGAgtttccatttactttcttgcaatttatctttcatgtcctttattcaaaaccccaaaaatactttacCATAATCAATAGCAAggacacttccctgcaattcctttgagagatgacctgaggtttaaatacttcggttattttattggggtttgtcacttgtgacaaccaaatttttgattgaggattctttgttggtttagaaactatacttgtaatgagatttcatttgtgaaattctataccggcaaaaatcccttcatcaaaatggcaccgttgccggggaattgcaaatgtgcgcTTGTTATCGGTTGTTgtacatatgttaatattgtgaatagtttgctctTTTGTTagtttgcttgtttgatttagtAGTTAGATTTTATCTCCTTGTTTTTGTGCTTTTTGTTTTTGCTTATCTACTATGAATTCTGATCATTtcggctatgagtgtggttcaataAGGATATAcaccaaggatggaacaatcaaggtTGGAAGGAGCCTCAAGCCTATggacaatcttcatggcaacaacatCCTCCGGTTTCTCATAGGTATAATCCAAtccctaatgcatatcaatccaatagctatggtggacactcttgtagttaccaacaagcaccaccatatgcttattgATAGAAGCCCAATTGAACAGGTTTGGATTTTCATACTAAAAATAGGAtttgacgttgcaagtatagtccaaacccaacaattgatcattgatgcgtgagcatcttgtctatcttttcctagtgaatttgcatctaaattgttgaatttaattaagaattaattatattttagctactatggatgctattttgagttttgtacaatactgtttattttaggtagcatttggcggaatttgatggagtttctgcagagaaagagaagaagtcaaagagatgaccagcgaataccgacgcggacgcatggctacgcgaccgcgcgaaatggaggaaatcgcaatgacgcgatcgcgtgcctgacgcgaacgtgtggacgACGTGGAcacgtcacatgcgccacgtgcagaaaatgtagaaaaacgctggaggcgatttctgggctgttttgacccagttcttagcccagaaatcacagattagaagctgcagaatggacaaatcaagtggtcccacccatcagctgaagacttgttaattaattcgaatttaaattcaaatcttattttaggaaaagatattattttaattttaattttagaaatttgatttttaaattattaggattagttataaaagggatcccaaaaGGGTGGTTCCAGAACAACAGATTCCACAACATTATTTCATACAAATTTATATTCcgtattccatgagcaactaatactccactgttaaggttaggagctttgtctattgtatggattgataatattatttttctattttaattcatgttttgatttatatttcaataattgttttcgttctttattttatgaatttgggtggaacggaagtatgacccatgttctatttgagttcttgtaaaacttggaaaagctctttacttgaacaatagcttgaaaacatattatcctgaatttttaattgtttggacttaatgggatacgtgacatataatccccttatttttggataattaggattcttgtggcatataaactggaatttgatcatcaccctctaattgaaatcaattgaccaaggaattggcagttgacgaattttagaggagactaggaaggtctaaggaattagggtctagtcacaattaggtcgccatgaattaaatcttgcataattaaaatagttaataagaaaagtcaatccagaaaataagataactctaaaaccttaactatcttctccatattttttccaaagtatttacttgcttttcttcaatatttttgatattgtttaatgttttttatattgcatctcaacaccaatttttgtttgtctaactaagcctatcaaacactattgttgcttagtccatcaatcctcgtgggatcgactcttactcacgtaaggtattacttggtacgacctggtgcacttgccggtaagtaagtgtggttgtaaataccgcaccaagtttttggcgccgttgccggggattgactgtgattaacaactattagttgtttgattgtttagattaggcgttttaattttaattagtttattttagtaatttttattgttttattttaattttttttatttattttcattccgTATTTCATTGTTCCCCCCTCCTGTTTCGTTACGTCCTTTTGCTTTTCATTTTTCTACTATAGTccgttttaaattttttatttcattttattttctNNNNNNNNNNNNNNNNNNNNNNNNNNNNNNNNNNNNNNNNNNNNNNNNNNNNNNNNNNNNNNNNNNNNNNNNNNNNNNNNNNNNNNNNNNNNNNNNNNNNNNNNNNNNNNNNNNNNNNNNNNNNNNNNNNNNNNNNNNNNNNNNNNNNNNNNNNNNNNNNNNNNNNNNNNNNNNNNNNNNNNNNNNNNNNNNNNNNNNNNNNNNNNNNNNNNNNNNNNNNNNNNNNNNNNNNNNNNNNNNNNNNNNNNNNNNNNNNNNNNNNNNNNNNNNNNNNNNNNNNNNNNNNNNNNNNNNNNNNNNNNNNNNNNNNNNNNNNNNNNNNNNNNNNNNNNNNNNNNNNNNNNNNNNNNNNNNNNNNNNNNNNNNNNNNNNNNNNNNNNNNNNNNNNNNNNNNNNNNNNNNNNNNNNNNNNNNNNNNNNNNNNNNNNNNNNNNNNNNNNNNNNNNNNNNNNNNNNNNNNNNNNNNNNNNNNNNNNNNNNNNNNNNNNNNNNNNNNNNNNNNNNNNNNNNNNNNNNNNNNNNNNNNNNNNNNNNNNNNNNNNNNNNNNNNNNNNNNNNNNNNNNNNNNNNNNNNNNNNNNNNNNNNNNNNNNNNNNNNNNNNNNNNNNNNNNNNNNNNNNNNNNNNNNNNNNNNNNNNNNNNNNNNNNNNNNNNNNNNNNNNNNNNNNNNNNNNNNNNNNNNNNNNNNNNNNNNNNNNNNNNNNNNNNNNNNNNNNNNNNNNNNNNNNNNNNNNNNNNNNNNNNNNNNNNNNNNNNNNNNNNNNNNNNNNNNNNNNNNNNNNNNNNNNNNNNNNNNNNNNNNNNNNNNNNNNNNNNNNNNNNNNNNNNNNNNNNNNNNNNNNNNNNNNNNNNNNNNNNNNNNNNNNNNNNNNNNNNNNNNNNNNNNNNNNNNNNNNNNNNtaggagctctgtctatttctatggattaattttattgcttttactattttaatttatgtatggatttataatttaagaattattttcgctctttattgtatgaatttgggtggaacgaaagtatgaccctctttctatttgagttcttgtaaaacttggaaaagctctttacttgaacaatagcttgaaaacatattatcctgaatttttaattgtttgga
The DNA window shown above is from Arachis ipaensis cultivar K30076 chromosome B08, Araip1.1, whole genome shotgun sequence and carries:
- the LOC107611944 gene encoding 7-ethoxycoumarin O-deethylase-like, which codes for MESASPLWHVSMNSTLFGTIDDEPKDYSLITLLFPKQYSYMPLSLVLLFTCIVTHFLYSKNTKKPKLPLPPGPSLFTMLANLFEFIRKPQQTLAKIAKIYAPDIMLLRLGQSTTVIISSPNIAKEVLQTKDLLFSDRTVPSIVTSLDHHNYSLPFLPVCPLWKDLRKICNEQLFSTKVLDLSQGHRRKKLLDLLGDMQKYGQTREAVDVGHAAFRACINFLSNTFVSEDFVESVENGEYKDIVSTLLKLTGATNVVDIFPFLKVFDPQGLQRHTIHYLNKFFHNLDKLIEKRLKLREEGYYVTNNDMLDALLDISQQDSQRMDRKKIKHFLLDLLVAGTDTTAYGLERAMTEVLHNLEVMSKAKQELEQNIGRGNPIDESDVAKLPYLQAIVKESLRLHPPAPLLLPRKAKVDVEISGYRIPKDARVLINEWAIGRNPNVWDNANSFLPERFLGSKIDVKGRDFQLTPFGSGRRICPGSPLAMRMIHVMLGSLLNSFDWKLQSMDKNQPLQAIPLPIIIINN